From a region of the Castanea sativa cultivar Marrone di Chiusa Pesio chromosome 10, ASM4071231v1 genome:
- the LOC142611612 gene encoding isoflavone reductase homolog — translation MAKKKVLVVGGTGYIGKRIVRASLAQADHITTYVLQRREMGSDIDKVQLLFSFKKQGARLIEASFSDHNSLVDAVKQVDVVICTMSGGHPGHPGSLLLQLKLVEAIKEAGNIKRFIPSEFGTDPSRMGHALEPGRVIFDDKMVVRRAIEDAKIPFTYVTANCFAGYFAANLSQMETFLPPKEKVTIHGDGNVKVVYVDEDDIALYTIKTIDDPRTLNKTLHIRPPENILSQRELVEKWEKLLGKELEKISISQEDLLTSMKGLDRFGQAVAGHLYHFFYEGCLTNFQIGEEGEEASELYPDVKYIRMDEYLKLYL, via the exons ATGGCAAAGAAGAAAGTTCTTGTTGTGGGGGGTACTGGGTACATCGGGAAGAGGATTGTGAGGGCAAGCCTAGCACAGGCGGATCATATAACCACCTATGTTCTTCAACGCCGAGAGATGGGTTCTGACATTGATAAGGTCCAAttgctattttcttttaagaagCAAGGTGCCCGCCTTATTGAAGCCTCATTTTCCGATCACAACAGCCTCGTAGATGCTGTGAAACAAGTTGATGTTGTCATTTGCACCATGTCTGGGGGTCATCCTGGTCATCCTGGCTCTCTTTTGTTGCAGCTCAAGCTTGTTGAGGCCATCAAAGAAGCAGGAAACATTAAG cgTTTCATACCATCGGAATTTGGTACGGACCCTTCACGGATGGGACATGCTCTTGAGCCTGGAAGAGtgatatttgatgataaaatggTAGTGAGAAGGGCAATAGAGGATGCTAAAATCCCCTTCACTTACGTAACTGCTAACTGTTTTGCTGGTTACTTTGCTGCCAACCTTTCTCAAATGGAAACATTCTTGCCTCCTAAGGAAAAAGTTACCATCCATGGTGATGGCAACGTCAAAG TGGTTTACGTGGATGAAGACGACATTGCATTATACACAATTAAAACAATAGATGATCCTCGAACATTGAACAAAACCCTGCACATTCGGCCTCCAGAGAACATTCTCTCCCAAAGAGAACTAGTTGAGAAGTGGGAGAAACTTCTTGGGAAGGAACTTGAAAAGATTAGCATTTCACAAGAAGATCTTCTCACCTCCATGAAAG GATTGGACCGTTTTGGCCAGGCAGTAGCTGGGCATCTCTATCACTTTTTCTATGAAGGTTGTTTGACAAACTTTCAAATAGGAGAAGAGGGTGAAGAAGCTTCAGAGCTTTATCCAGATGTGAAATATATACGCATGGATGAATACCTAAAGCTCTATCTATAG